A genomic segment from Methanoplanus limicola DSM 2279 encodes:
- a CDS encoding PAS domain-containing response regulator: MKLLMVDEEPEILELAGIYLNKYSFYDIDKVYSADKALECLRIKNYDAIVSDYEMPEMDGLTFLKNVRKSRPTIPFIIFSGKGRDEVVVEAFRFGADGFVQKGKNAKANFAELSHQIEIAVARNSAKSELKVKEQAIECSYNGVFLADAETLLVSYVNRSGLSLFNYGAKGEMIGRSLHDFLEIPDEIDIASDILCRVKDKGGFVGELKGRRKDGSSVHLRISIDMITDEATGTDHLFGTFVDITEQKEYEKEFLSYITEAARRIREPLFHISRSLEAAAFSDTHDPEKLRLMLLVQKKNADQVIENLNELNRAITKAKDYIPDEYLEYLLR, encoded by the coding sequence TTGAAACTGCTGATGGTGGATGAAGAGCCGGAAATTCTGGAGCTTGCCGGGATTTATCTCAATAAATATTCTTTTTATGATATCGATAAGGTATATTCGGCTGACAAAGCTCTTGAATGTCTCAGAATCAAAAATTATGATGCCATAGTCTCTGACTACGAGATGCCTGAGATGGACGGTCTGACTTTCCTCAAAAACGTCAGGAAGAGCCGGCCGACCATACCTTTCATTATTTTTTCCGGAAAGGGCAGGGATGAGGTGGTCGTTGAGGCCTTCAGGTTCGGGGCTGACGGCTTTGTACAGAAGGGTAAGAATGCGAAGGCAAATTTTGCAGAACTCTCGCACCAGATTGAGATAGCGGTTGCGAGAAACAGCGCAAAGTCCGAGCTTAAGGTAAAGGAACAGGCTATCGAGTGTTCATACAACGGGGTATTTCTTGCAGATGCCGAGACTCTGTTAGTTTCATATGTCAACCGTTCGGGCCTTTCACTTTTTAATTATGGTGCCAAAGGTGAAATGATTGGGAGGTCTTTACATGATTTCCTTGAAATTCCGGATGAGATTGACATTGCGAGCGATATTCTCTGCCGGGTGAAGGACAAAGGCGGTTTTGTGGGGGAGCTTAAAGGCAGAAGAAAGGACGGTTCGTCCGTTCATCTCCGGATTTCAATAGATATGATCACCGATGAGGCCACCGGGACTGACCATCTCTTTGGGACATTTGTGGATATTACCGAGCAGAAAGAGTATGAGAAAGAATTTCTCTCCTATATCACCGAAGCCGCCAGAAGAATACGTGAACCTCTTTTTCATATCTCAAGGTCCCTTGAGGCGGCGGCTTTTTCTGATACGCATGACCCTGAAAAATTAAGGCTTATGCTTCTTGTCCAGAAGAAGAATGCCGACCAGGTGATTGAGAATCTCAATGAGCTGAACAGGGCGATTACAAAGGCCAAGGATTACATCCCTGATGAATATCTTGAATATCTGTTAAGGTGA
- a CDS encoding tetratricopeptide repeat protein, whose product MAFLDKLIGQGSNPNPWIDKASAHFEQGRYEEASRDLEKAIEIEPENGELCFKMGTALMHTGKYEDAERFFKRSVAASPDNISAWQSLGNALYYRRDFKGAVQCYDRVLSMDPSVTDVIYKKAEAHESTGDFAGAAECCEKLLEKDENNIILRERLGNLCMRISDWNRALEAYEAVFRFDPGNVTAMIKTGHILEIMNKYDEAEIFYSNAMAAAPGDLTAAYSRAGILERSGKYSEAAEIYRTIMAENPDDLSAAFRRGCDLYWNGDFTGASHALEIIVKRAPENIQAWHMMGISLEQIGEYSRAVECFDNVLKSASSNSPTWYHRGICLSWLGRYSEAAVSFSQVMEGNNAGFVNWIGSDGELNLFEKEKIQTINEHKIDIREHRLLMIQGEALMHLGEYRQAEECFATITEKNPDDYNAWRLLADSRTATGNYKGAIDALNKIILEFPEEKDSLEKKATATYQTGNYKKALECFDSALNIDENDVMMWKGRADSQIKLGLFEESLQSFDQILTILPDDIEALSKKASVLMSMNLYEDAVACLSPVIDSGKAGITAWREYIDLLELLGCYEEALSAIISLSELIEPDNTLKIQKARILDRNSMIEEAAGIYMSVLEEEPERTGAALALATDLKSLGKFDKAAKAYEHYVRANRDDGVGWRDLGLALEKTGEYEKAVKSLAKATELRPEDRGIMLETGLLLTRRGHYNEAAEIFDSLAQRDPDNVAVMRGRAFALAGTNRYQDAKDAFTRYIDTTETEESDDTEARLAFASVCERAGDFEIAAGHYAAVLEDNEKDIDTWIKLTKLLVRMARYEDAVEAAENIEAHDPVNPTAWRIRGEMQTRLGSYEEAAEAFSKVLETDGKDRLSRLGLASALLNSGHYKESLVQFGAALEGAGPDTESYFQCALAQMHMGGYEKAIKFTDRILEEKHDLTGAFVIKANSLERLGLYEESLECFENAIRSGKRSSALWNARGMLLINIGRYNEAGKSFEKALEGGTEDSNAWLGKGIALECIGKYEGAIEAYEKCTELNHRDTAPVYRKGKCLTYLGRFREASECFESAIKNEEKETFRSDAE is encoded by the coding sequence ATGGCATTTCTTGACAAATTAATCGGCCAGGGGAGCAACCCAAACCCCTGGATAGACAAAGCCTCAGCGCATTTTGAGCAGGGAAGATATGAAGAAGCATCCAGGGACCTTGAAAAAGCTATAGAGATCGAACCTGAAAACGGAGAACTCTGCTTTAAGATGGGAACAGCCCTTATGCACACCGGAAAATATGAAGATGCAGAGAGATTTTTCAAAAGGTCAGTTGCTGCATCTCCGGATAACATATCAGCATGGCAGTCTCTCGGAAACGCCCTCTATTACAGGAGAGATTTTAAAGGGGCCGTACAGTGCTATGACAGGGTACTCTCAATGGACCCGTCAGTTACGGATGTAATATACAAAAAAGCAGAGGCACATGAATCAACCGGAGATTTTGCCGGTGCAGCAGAATGCTGTGAAAAACTTCTCGAAAAGGATGAGAACAATATTATACTCAGGGAGCGCCTGGGAAACCTCTGCATGCGGATATCTGACTGGAACCGTGCCCTTGAGGCATATGAGGCAGTGTTCAGATTTGATCCGGGAAATGTCACGGCAATGATCAAAACCGGACATATCCTGGAGATTATGAATAAATACGACGAAGCGGAGATCTTTTATTCAAATGCAATGGCCGCCGCACCCGGGGACCTGACAGCCGCATACAGCCGTGCGGGAATACTGGAGAGAAGCGGAAAATATTCAGAGGCTGCGGAGATCTACAGGACAATAATGGCAGAAAACCCCGATGACCTCTCCGCGGCATTCAGAAGAGGGTGTGATCTCTACTGGAACGGCGACTTCACCGGAGCGTCACATGCACTTGAGATTATCGTAAAGAGGGCACCTGAAAATATCCAGGCATGGCATATGATGGGTATATCACTGGAGCAGATAGGAGAGTACTCAAGGGCAGTCGAATGCTTTGACAATGTACTAAAATCAGCATCCTCAAACTCGCCGACCTGGTACCACAGGGGGATCTGCCTCTCATGGCTTGGACGCTACAGTGAAGCGGCAGTCAGTTTTTCACAGGTAATGGAGGGCAACAATGCCGGGTTTGTGAACTGGATCGGCAGTGACGGAGAACTCAACCTCTTTGAAAAAGAGAAGATCCAGACCATCAATGAACATAAAATAGACATCAGGGAACACAGACTGCTCATGATCCAGGGTGAGGCACTGATGCACCTTGGAGAATACAGACAGGCAGAAGAATGCTTTGCAACAATTACGGAAAAGAACCCGGACGACTACAATGCATGGCGCCTCCTTGCAGACTCCAGGACTGCAACAGGGAATTACAAAGGTGCGATTGACGCCCTGAACAAGATAATACTTGAATTCCCTGAAGAGAAAGATTCCCTTGAGAAGAAGGCCACTGCCACATACCAGACAGGCAATTATAAAAAGGCCCTCGAATGCTTTGATTCTGCCCTGAACATCGACGAAAACGATGTAATGATGTGGAAAGGCAGGGCAGACAGCCAGATCAAACTCGGCCTCTTTGAAGAGTCATTGCAGAGCTTTGATCAGATACTGACAATACTTCCGGATGACATCGAAGCCCTCTCCAAAAAAGCATCAGTTCTCATGTCAATGAATTTATATGAGGACGCTGTCGCATGCCTCTCTCCCGTAATAGATTCAGGAAAAGCCGGGATTACTGCATGGAGGGAATATATTGACCTCCTTGAACTGCTCGGCTGTTATGAGGAAGCACTCAGCGCAATCATCAGCCTCTCTGAGCTTATTGAACCGGACAACACCCTGAAGATCCAGAAGGCAAGAATACTGGACAGAAACAGCATGATCGAGGAAGCGGCCGGCATATACATGAGTGTTCTTGAAGAGGAGCCTGAAAGAACAGGAGCAGCCCTTGCCCTTGCAACCGACCTGAAATCCTTAGGTAAATTCGATAAGGCCGCCAAAGCATACGAACATTACGTTCGGGCAAACAGAGATGACGGTGTTGGATGGAGAGACCTTGGCCTTGCCCTTGAAAAGACCGGCGAATATGAAAAGGCAGTAAAATCACTTGCAAAAGCAACAGAACTGAGGCCTGAGGACCGCGGCATAATGCTCGAAACCGGACTTCTGCTCACAAGAAGAGGCCATTACAACGAAGCGGCTGAGATCTTTGACAGCCTTGCACAGAGAGATCCTGACAATGTTGCAGTAATGCGTGGAAGGGCTTTTGCACTTGCCGGCACAAACCGTTACCAGGATGCAAAAGATGCCTTCACCAGATATATTGACACCACTGAAACGGAAGAGAGCGACGATACTGAAGCAAGACTCGCCTTTGCATCAGTCTGCGAGAGGGCAGGGGACTTTGAAATTGCAGCAGGCCACTACGCAGCCGTACTTGAGGACAATGAGAAAGATATAGACACATGGATAAAACTCACAAAACTCCTCGTCAGGATGGCCAGATATGAGGACGCGGTTGAAGCTGCCGAAAATATTGAGGCACATGACCCGGTAAATCCGACTGCCTGGAGAATAAGGGGAGAGATGCAGACAAGGCTTGGCTCTTACGAAGAGGCTGCGGAGGCGTTTTCAAAGGTTCTTGAGACCGACGGAAAAGACCGCCTCTCAAGGCTTGGCCTGGCCTCAGCACTCCTCAATTCCGGCCATTACAAGGAGTCACTCGTCCAGTTCGGTGCTGCCCTTGAAGGTGCCGGACCGGACACCGAGAGCTACTTCCAGTGCGCCCTTGCGCAGATGCATATGGGCGGATACGAAAAGGCCATCAAGTTCACAGACAGGATACTTGAAGAGAAGCACGACCTTACAGGTGCCTTTGTAATAAAAGCAAACTCACTTGAGAGACTTGGACTGTACGAAGAGTCGCTCGAATGCTTTGAAAATGCAATAAGATCAGGAAAGAGAAGCAGCGCCCTCTGGAATGCACGGGGAATGCTCCTTATAAATATAGGGCGCTACAATGAAGCCGGAAAATCCTTTGAGAAAGCCCTTGAAGGCGGCACAGAAGATTCAAACGCCTGGCTTGGAAAAGGGATCGCACTTGAGTGCATAGGCAAATATGAAGGGGCAATTGAAGCATATGAGAAATGCACAGAACTAAACCACAGGGACACTGCTCCTGTGTACAGAAAAGGTAAATGCCTCACATATCTCGGAAGATTCCGGGAGGCATCGGAATGCTTTGAATCAGCCATCAAAAATGAGGAGAAAGAGACCTTCAGAAGCGATGCCGAGTGA